One region of Natronolimnobius baerhuensis genomic DNA includes:
- a CDS encoding DUF6807 family protein, translated as MPDLTAEQVDGTVSIRLEDDVLARYNADTDASKPGFDVLAVPPGVDGAGGQNLIVSAPHDHSWHLGTFFCQKLVDGINCWESEAIAGGSGDQLYGYAAHEHARVREDDDRVTIDQTATWTSSTGKELLADDREITVHAPADATAEHAGYLLTWEQSLTALEETRHLSSETIHGHYSGLSTRFARSLTDGRVLLPGGTDPGTTTPPRDVSGPSGHWCDYSGPLDGKRGPGSPWTAGITTFDHPDNEPHPPRWFIMTEPFGFVAANPTWKRVEVLEADETRTWRWGLWVHAGTPGESQIDEQYQRFLALE; from the coding sequence ATGCCGGACCTCACCGCTGAACAGGTCGATGGAACCGTTTCGATCCGCCTCGAGGACGACGTGCTCGCGCGTTACAACGCGGATACGGACGCGAGCAAGCCGGGATTCGACGTCCTCGCAGTCCCACCCGGCGTCGACGGCGCGGGTGGACAGAACCTCATCGTCTCGGCCCCGCATGATCACTCCTGGCATCTGGGGACCTTCTTCTGTCAGAAATTGGTTGATGGGATCAACTGCTGGGAGTCTGAAGCAATAGCCGGCGGGTCCGGCGACCAACTCTACGGCTACGCTGCACACGAACACGCACGTGTTCGCGAGGACGACGACCGTGTCACCATCGACCAGACCGCCACCTGGACCAGTTCCACCGGTAAGGAACTGCTCGCGGACGACCGCGAAATCACAGTCCACGCGCCAGCTGACGCCACCGCCGAACATGCAGGCTATCTCCTCACCTGGGAGCAGTCGCTGACCGCACTCGAGGAGACGCGACACCTCTCGAGCGAGACGATTCATGGCCACTACAGCGGCCTGAGCACGCGATTCGCACGCAGCCTCACTGACGGACGCGTGCTTCTGCCCGGCGGGACCGACCCGGGAACGACGACACCGCCACGAGACGTGAGCGGACCGTCTGGCCACTGGTGTGACTACTCAGGGCCGCTCGATGGCAAACGCGGGCCGGGTTCGCCCTGGACAGCCGGGATCACGACGTTCGACCATCCAGACAACGAGCCCCACCCGCCGCGGTGGTTCATCATGACCGAACCGTTCGGCTTCGTCGCCGCGAATCCGACGTGGAAACGCGTCGAGGTGCTCGAGGCCGATGAGACACGAACCTGGCGCTGGGGACTGTGGGTCCACGCGGGAACGCCGGGAGAGTCACAGATCGACGAGCAGTATCAGCGGTTTTTGGCTCTCGAGTAG